Proteins encoded within one genomic window of Leptolyngbya sp. SIO1E4:
- a CDS encoding adenosine-specific kinase, with protein sequence MELQRVDLTLPLDSNLILGQSHFIKTVEDLYEAMVNASAQLQFGLAFCEASGPCLIRAAGNDERLQKVAIDNATAIAAGHSFIILMQRGFPVNVLNAIKQCPEVCRIYCATANPVQVVIACSEQGRGILGVIDGASPKGTEGPQDVADRQQFLRQIGYKLG encoded by the coding sequence ATGGAACTTCAGCGGGTTGATCTGACGCTGCCCCTAGACAGCAATCTGATTTTGGGGCAGAGCCATTTCATTAAAACGGTGGAAGACCTGTATGAGGCCATGGTGAATGCCTCGGCTCAGCTCCAGTTTGGGCTGGCATTTTGTGAGGCCTCAGGCCCCTGTCTGATTCGAGCTGCCGGGAACGATGAGAGGCTCCAGAAGGTCGCTATAGACAATGCCACGGCGATCGCTGCTGGTCATAGTTTCATCATCTTGATGCAGCGAGGGTTCCCTGTAAATGTGCTTAACGCCATCAAACAGTGTCCAGAGGTCTGTCGCATCTACTGCGCCACCGCCAATCCAGTGCAGGTGGTCATTGCTTGCAGCGAGCAGGGGCGCGGCATTTTGGGTGTGATTGATGGCGCATCTCCTAAAGGCACGGAAGGGCCGCAGGACGTGGCCGATCGCCAGCAGTTTCTGCGACAAATTGGCTACAAGCTTGGCTAG